The following are encoded in a window of Brettanomyces bruxellensis chromosome 9, complete sequence genomic DNA:
- the CCT2 gene encoding T-complex protein 1 subunit beta: MSMNIFGDKVTEERGENARLSAFVGAIAVGDLVKSTLGPKGMDKLLQSMSSSKALVTNDGATILKSIPFDNPAAKVLVNIAKVQDDQVGDGTTSVTVFASELLREAEKLVDQKIHPQTIIEGYRIAEKAALAQLEKLAVDNSDNTEKFKDDLLNIARTTLSSKILSQDRDHFAKMSVDAVLRLKGSTNLDHIQIIKKAGGKLSDSFLAEGFILDKRFGVGQPKKIEDARILIANTPMDSDKVKIFGAKFKVKSTSKLAELEKAEREKMKSKVEKIRQFNINCFVNRQLIYDWPEQLFTDSGINSIEHADFDGVERLALVTGGEVISTFDNPENAKLGHCKSIEEILIGEDVMTRFTGVAAGKACTIVLRGSTDQALDEAERSLHDALSVLSQVTKETRTVLGGGCSEMNMSKAVEQTAQNESGKKSLAIESYAKALRQLPTILCDNAGYDSSELVSKLRSCIYNGLTNSGLDLNNGKIADMSDFGILESYKLKKAVVSSASEAAEVLLRVDDIIKAKPRTADRGRGHP; this comes from the coding sequence ATGTCTATGAACATATTTGGAGATAAAGTTACTGAGGAGAGGGGTGAAAATGCCCGGCTCTCGGCATTTGTGGGAGCAATAGCTGTTGGTGACTTAGTGAAGTCTACGTTAGGTCCGAAAGGAATGGATAAGTTGCTTCAAAGTATGTCATCTTCGAAGGCATTAGTGACAAATGATGGTGCAACAATATTAAAATCAATTCCGTTTGATAATCCGGCTGCGAAAGTTCTTGTTAACATAGCAAAGGTTCAAGACGATCAAGTTGGTGATGGTACTACTTCAGTTACAGTTTTTGCATCCGAGCTTCTCAGGGAGGCTGAAAAATTGGTGGATCAGAAAATTCATCCACAAACGATCATAGAAGGTTACAGAATTGCGGAAAAGGCTGCTCTTGCTCAACTTGAAAAGCTTGCTGTTGATAATTCTGACAACACCGAAAAATTTAAGGATGATTTGCTAAACATTGCTAGAACGACACTATCCTCTAAGATTTTGTCTCAGGATCGTGATCACTTTGCTAAGATGTCGGTTGATGCTGTTTTGCGTCTAAAGGGGTCTACAAATTTGGATCAcattcaaattataaaaaaaGCCGGTGGCAAGCTGTCGGACTCATTTCTTGCTGAGGGCTTCATCCTGGATAAGAGATTTGGCGTTGGCCAACCCAAGAAGATTGAAGATGCCAGAATTTTAATTGCAAACACACCTATGGATTCTGATAAGGTCAAGATTTTTGGTGCCAAATTCAAGGTTAAGTCGACATCGAAATTAGCTGAATTGGAAAAGGCcgagagagaaaagatgaaaagtaaggttgaaaaaattaGGCAGTTTAATATCAACTGTTTCGTCAATAGGCAATTAATTTATGATTGGCCAGAACAACTGTTTACTGATTCTGGTATCAATTCTATAGAGCATGCTGATTTTGATGGTGTCGAACGGTTGGCCTTGGTTACGGGTGGAGAGGTTATTTCGACATTTGATAATCCAGAGAATGCAAAGTTGGGCCATTGTAAGTCTATTGAAGAAATACTGATTGGTGAGGATGTTATGACAAGATTTACTGGTGTTGCGGCAGGAAAGGCATGTACTATTGTGTTACGTGGATCTACTGATCAAGCATTGGATGAGGCTGAACGATCCCTTCATGATGCATTATCTGTTCTTTCTCAAGTTACAAAAGAAACTAGAACCGTTCTTGGAGGTGGATGCTCGGAAATGAACATGTCTAAAGCCGTGGAGCAAACTGCACAAAATGAATCCGGTAAGAAATCTTTGGCAATAGAATCATATGCTAAAGCCCTCAGGCAGCTTCCTACGATTTTGTGCGATAATGCGGGCTATGATTCCAGTGAACTAGTTTCTAAGTTAAGATcatgtatatataatgGACTTACTAATTCTGGTCTTGACTTGAACAATGGTAAGATTGCCGATATGTCTGATTTCGGAATACTTGAGAGTtacaaattgaaaaaggcTGTTGTTTCATCTGCCTCCGAAGCAGCTGAAGTTTTATTACGTGTGGATGATATAATAAAAGCCAAGCCAAGGACTGCAGACAGAGGTAGAGGTCATCCATAA
- the RPS16 gene encoding 40S ribosomal protein S16: MSTPSVQTFGKKKNATAVAHVKAGRGLIKVNGAPITLVQPEILRHKVYEPILLVGLDKFANLDIRIRVTGGGHVSQVYAIRQALAKGLIAYTAKYVDEASKNELKKIYTAYDRSLLIADSRRMEPKKFGGRGARARYQKSYR, from the exons ATGTCTACTCCATCTGTTCAA aCTTTTggtaagaagaagaacgCAACTGCTGTTGCTCACGTTAAGGCCGGAAGAGGTCTTATTAAGGTTAATGGTGCTCCAATCACTTTGGTTCAGCCAGAAATCTTGAGACACAAGGTCTACGAGCCAATCCTTTTGGTTGGCTTGGACAAGTTCGCCAACTTGGACATTAGGATCAGAGTTACTGGTGGTGGTCACGTTTCTCAGGTTTACGCTATCAGACAGGCTTTGGCTAAGGGATTGATTGCATACACTGCTAAGTACGTCGATGAGGCTTCCAAGAAcgagttgaagaagatctACACCGCTTACGACAGAAGCTTGTTGATTGCTGACTCCAGAAGAATGGAGCCAAAGAAGTTTGGTGGTCGTGGTGCCAGAGCAAGATACCAGAAATCTTACCGTTAG
- a CDS encoding uncharacterized protein (MEROPS:MER0025036), whose protein sequence is MLSQSTRAFRQNLLRLRQYATSVPTGKYPVGSEIANYVVDRVQQVPEFNMMAVELTHKISGSKHLHIERQDRNNVFGVVVKTNSPDDSGLPHMLEHTTLCGSDKFPVRDPFFKMLNRSLANFMNAMTGHDYTYFPFATTNKVDFENLMDVYLDSVFHPLLNHEDFRQEGWRLEHTDIHDKKSPLKFKGVVYNEMKGQISDPAYYFWINFQQNIYPSLHNSGGNPAEIVNSYYDDLLDFHSRQYHPSNCWTYTYGSLPLETSLGKIDKAFATFGKRYRKMMVKNPIKLDECKYVEIPGPVDPMVPSEKQYKSSLTWYAGKPTDIYESFKIKILSTLLMDGHSSPLYKGLIEQGLGTSFSANSGMDALAAVNLFSVGLNGLTKDQAAKLEDTVLDILKQVQQSGFPENRVKGILYQLDLGRKIENANFGLNLLSALAPGLVDGIDPLSAIKWSGVLDKFRKEYKADGNKVFADLIQKYMLESPYFKYTMRPDANVPERLAQAEEKSLKEREERMTSGDKEIIYNKGLELEKFQKNQKEDLSCLPTLHSGDIEREGHFPRIKETLRRGLSVQSRISPKTNGVTYFRALKSLSVKDIPENLIKYLPLFSTCLTNLGTKDKSISEIEDEVKLYTAGLGSTSFAHSSVLDPNDVLLKFTIDSACLDKNTPKMLSIWENLLLETNFRNIEKLKTLVKSLVSDNISAIVSSGHSFASSYASSKLTSLGNVQESLTGIKQVKFLNSLSSIMENGDIEKDVVPKLEEIAAHVRNASNFKYAITCGREASKDNEKDIRRFDKTISSNKKFELTPYEASHSKDPELPLKNSFVEIPSQTNFASSVLRGSDYCSKDAASLQLLSQLLTFKYLHKNIREQGGAYGGGASYDALNGLFSFYSYRDPKPFESENKFVASTEFIMDNISTGEITNQDLEQAKLTIFQKIDAPEAVGEEGLPYFNFDVDDDARQERRENLLDCSLADIQNVANEYFASDKGRANVIIGSADAKASSENQKDWEFSKL, encoded by the coding sequence ATGCTTTCACAAAGTACTAGAGCTTTCAGGCAGAATCTTCTACGTTTACGTCAGTATGCGACATCTGTGCCTACTGGAAAGTATCCAGTAGGATCTGAGATTGCGAACTATGTCGTGGATAGGGTACAGCAAGTTCCCGAATTCAATATGATGGCTGTGGAATTAACACACAAGATCAGTGGATCGAAGCACTTACATATTGAGAGACAGGATAGAAATAATGTTTTTGGTGTTGTTGTTAAAACCAACTCTCCAGATGACTCTGGACTTCCTCACATGCTTGAGCACACAACCTTGTGTGGTTCCGATAAATTTCCAGTTAGAGACCCATTTTTCAAGATGCTTAATCGTAGTTTGGCCAATTTCATGAATGCCATGACGGGACATGATTATACCTACTTCCCATTCGCAACTACAAACAAagttgattttgaaaatctcATGGATGTTTACCTTGATAGTgtttttcatcctcttttGAACCATGAGGATTTTCGTCAGGAAGGCTGGCGTCTAGAACATACTGATATACATGACAAGAAATCACCACTGAAGTTCAAAGGTGTTGTTTACAACGAGATGAAGGGACAAATATCTGATCCCGCATATTACTTTTGGATCAATTTCCAGCAAAATATTTACCCATCATTGCATAATTCTGGTGGAAATCCGGCCGAAATTGTCAATAGTTACTATGATGATCTCTTAGATTTTCATTCCAGACAATATCACCCTTCTAATTGCTGGACTTACACGTATGGAAGTCTTCCGTTAGAAACATCGCTCGGAAAAATTGATAAGGCATTTGCAACATTTGGTAAAAGATATCGTAAAATGATGGTTAAGAACCCAATAAAACTTGATGAATGCAAGTATGTGGAAATTCCGGGACCAGTTGATCCGATGGTGCCTTCGGAAAAGCAGTATAAATCCTCTTTGACATGGTATGCCGGTAAACCTACGGATATCTATGAAagtttcaaaataaaaatattgtcTACTCTTCTCATGGATGGACACTCATCACCATTATATAAGGGTCTTATTGAACAAGGTCTTGGCACGTCATTTTCAGCAAATTCTGGAATGGATGCATTAGCTGCTGTTAACCTTTTTTCTGTTGGTCTAAATGGATTGACCAAAGATCAAGCAGCAAAACTTGAAGATACTGTACTTGACATTTTAAAGCAAGTACAGCAATCTGGTTTCCCTGAAAATAGAGTCAAGGGTATTTTGTATCAGTTGGATCTTGGCAGAAAGATTGAGAATGCCAATTTCGGCTTGAACCTGTTGAGCGCTTTGGCTCCTGGACTAGTCGATGGAATTGACCCATTAAGTGCCATTAAGTGGAGTGGGGTGTTAGATAAATTTAGAAAAGAGTATAAGGCGGATGGCAACAAAGTATTTGCTGATCTGATCCAGAAATACATGCTTGAAAGCCCATACTTCAAATATACCATGAGGCCAGATGCAAATGTTCCAGAGAGACTTGCacaagcagaagaaaaatccCTTAAGGAAAGGGAAGAACGTATGACTAGTGGAGATAAAGAGATAATTTACAATAAGGGTCTTGAGTTGGAAAAGTTCCAAAAGAACCAAAAGGAAGATCTCTCTTGCCTTCCAACGCTTCATAGTGGTGATATTGAACGTGAAGGGCACTTTCCTCGTATCAAGGAAACATTAAGACGCGGATTGTCAGTGCAGTCCAGGATTTCACCTAAAACAAATGGTGTTACCTATTTCCGCGCCCTAAAATCGCTTTCTGTCAAGGATATTCCAGAAAATCTTATTAAATACTTGCCATTATTTTCTACATGTTTGACAAATCTTGGTACCAAGGATAAATCAATATCAGAGATTGAGGATGAGGTTAAACTATACACCGCTGGCCTTGGTTCAACATCATTTGCTCACTCATCAGTTTTGGATCCTAATGATGTATTATTAAAATTCACCATTGACAGTGCATGCTTGGATAAAAATACTCcaaaaatgctttcaatCTGGGAGAACTTACTTCTCGAAACCAACTTCaggaatattgaaaaattgaaaacatTGGTGAAATCACTTGTTAGTGATAATATCAGTGCCATTGTTTCTAGTGGCCACAGTTTTGCGTCATCGTACGCTAGCTCGAAACTCACTTCCTTGGGAAATGTTCAGGAATCTTTGACTGGTATTAAGCAggtgaaatttttaaatAGTCTCTCGTCAATAATGGAAAACGGTGATATCGAGAAGGATGTTGTTCCAAAGCTTGAAGAGATTGCAGCACACGTGAGAAATGCTTCAAATTTCAAGTATGCGATAACCTGTGGAAGAGAAGCTTCGAAGGATAATGAAAAGGATATTCGCAGGTTTGATAAGACAATTTCTAGCAACAAAAAGTTTGAGCTCACTCCTTATGAGGCAAGTCATTCGAAAGATCCAGAGCTacctttgaaaaattcgTTCGTTGAAATTCCAAGTCAGACGAACTTTGCATCCTCTGTCCTTAGGGGTAGTGATTATTGCTCAAAGGATGCCGCATCACTACAACTTCTTTCACAACTTCTAACCTTTAAATATTTACACAAGAACATTCGGGAACAGGGAGGTGCATACGGTGGTGGAGCAAGCTACGATGCTTTGAATGGATTGTTCTCATTCTATTCTTACAGAGATCCTAAACCATTTGAGTCAGAAAATAAGTTTGTTGCATCAACCGAATTTATTATGGATAATATTTCAACTGGTGAAATTACGAATCAAGACCTTGAACAAGCAAAGTTAACtatattccaaaaaatcGATGCTCCGGAAGCTGTTGGTGAGGAAGGTCTACCATATTTCAActttgatgttgatgatgatgctaggcaagaaagaagagaaaatcTTCTCGATTGCTCTCTAGCAGACATTCAGAATGTGGCAAACGAGTATTTTGCATCTGATAAGGGAAGGGCAAATGTCATTATCGGAAGTGCTGACGCAAAAGCATCATCAGAAAACCAAAAGGATTGGGAATTCAGTAAGCTATGA
- the RPL13 gene encoding 60S ribosomal protein L13: MITIGKNYVLQKNHFKKHWQRRVRVHLDQAGQKLSRRNARAAKAAAVAPKPVDLLRPVVRCPTLKYNRKVRAGKGFTFAELKAAKLDPKYAQTVGIAVDHRRVNKSTETFDANVERLELYKKSLIVFKKGEKPTAEQVSAAAAFPIVQSAPETAPRAVEVPERTAYRTLRLARSKKRYLGIREKRAAERAAAEAEKKK; the protein is encoded by the exons ATGATAA CTATTGGAAAGAACTACGTTTTACAGAAGAACCACTTCAAGAAGCACTGGCAAAGAAGGGTCAGAGTCCACTTGGACCAGGCTGGACAGAAGCTTTCTAGAAGAAACGCCAGAGCTGCCAAGGCTGCTGCCGTTGCTCCAAAGCCTGTCGACTTGTTGAGACCAGTTGTCAGATGCCCAACTTTGAAATACAACAGAAAGGTTAGAGCCGGAAAAGGTTTCACTTTCGCCGAGTTGAAGGCTGCTAAATTGGACCCTAAGTACGCCCAGACGGTTGGTATTGCCGTCGATCACAGAAGAGTCAACAAATCCACAGAGACTTTTGACGCTAATGTTGAGAGATTGGAACTCTACAAGAAGAGTTTGATTGTCTTCAAGAAGGGTGAAAAGCCAACTGCTGAGCAGGTTTCCGCTGCTGCTGCATTCCCAATTGTTCAGTCTGCACCAGAGACTGCACCAAGAGCTGTTGAGGTTCCAGAGCGTACTGCTTACAGAACTCTTAGGTTGGCTAGATCTAAGAAGAGATACTTGGGTATTAGAGAGAAGAGAGCTGCCGAGAGAGCTGCTGCCGAGgctgagaagaagaaataa
- a CDS encoding uncharacterized protein (SECRETED:SignalP(1-17)~BUSCO:EOG092625OH) has product MISLLLHTLIFAVATLAQKTLITADAAEHCTGMYSKRDWGGPGESFIKVDLQKFGYADPSTDKASVSLVVFEYQDIDGLGVYDENLGRRRYICTSGMVSDGLCKENQLNQFIVDENFTSFSQIKTVKLTDLGTNDFSYKVANTGYYCVAAYEPDFTDKENTFKLLLNFHNAFGSLPASEIPLLPLYGLLAVIYAVCLCVYLFQVFRHRSELLLLQKYLAGFFIFLTAENIMTWSLYDLENNTKRYPLSGGVQFYIVVISLLNAFKVSFSLFLLLIISLGYGIVFPKLSRKQMNLCKILSLAHFVLLTAFICINYYSSESQPGEATTDTSYSVDTYQSNSWLILAIGAPLAVLFIAFYFLILNSMQKTVKYLREQRQMVKLNMYNKLFRLIFVSMLLLIFALVISTIVLFNDNVAESIEKLWKFNEVLTNFWPACLYFLIFIGIVIIWRPTDSSYLLAASSQIPSSAVEGDANNDDNANIFNNSDEAGNDFEFDDLRSLEDDNEDVTANPFDNAHSKAPESTSENPFKDPSDVDYDLELEQQKMKEQNEPATDDKFKLDDEDEDDGMTQQPGQYNESLRNKKD; this is encoded by the coding sequence ATGATTTCTCTCCTTTTGCACACGCTTATTTTTGCCGTTGCCACGCTGGCACAAAAAACGCTGATTACAGCTGATGCTGCCGAACACTGTACAGGAATGTATAGCAAAAGAGATTGGGGCGGACCCGGTGAATCATTTATCAAGGTTGATTTACAAAAGTTTGGATACGCTGACCCTTCCACAGATAAAGCATCAGTTTCCTTGGTCGTTTTTGAATACCAGGATATAGATGGATTGGGCGtttatgatgaaaatttggGTCGCAGGAGATACATCTGTACAAGTGGAATGGTTTCTGACGGCCTTTGTAAAGAGAACCAACTCAATCAAtttattgttgatgagaacttcacttctttttcccaaaTAAAGACGGTTAAGCTTACTGACCTCGGTACCAATGATTTCAGCTACAAAGTAGCTAACACAGGCTACTACTGTGTTGCTGCCTACGAGCCTGATTTTACTGACAAAGAGAATACATTCAAATTGTTGTTAAATTTCCATAATGCTTTTGGAAGTTTACCTGCTTCCGAAATCCCATTACTTCCATTGTATGGACTTCTTGCGGTGATCTATGCAGTTTGTCTCTGTGTgtatctttttcaagttttcAGGCATCGTTCTGAattacttcttcttcagaagTATCTTGCAGgttttttcattttcttgactgcagaaaatataatgaCGTGGTCTTTGTACGATCTTGAGAACAACACAAAACGTTATCCTCTTTCTGGTGGAGTACAATTCTATATCGTGGTGATATCGCTTTTAAATGCGTTCAAAGTgtcattttccttattcTTACTTTTGATCATATCTCTTGGATATGGAATAGTATTCCCAAAACTTTCTCGCAAACAGATGAACCTTTGCAAAATACTCTCTTTGGCACACTTTGTGTTATTGACGGCATTCATTTGCATCAATTACTACAGCAGCGAATCACAACCAGGTGAAGCGACAACAGATACCTCATATTCAGTCGACACATACCAATCTAATTCTTGGCTTATCTTGGCGATTGGTGCACCGTTGGCTGTCTTATTCATTGCATTCTATTTCTTGATCCTAAATTCTATGCAGAAAACAGTTAAATATTTAAGAGAGCAAAGACAGATGGTGAAATTAAATATGTACAATAAGCTCTTCCGGttgatttttgtttccatGCTTCTTTTGATATTTGCATTGGTTATTTCAACTATCGTTCTATTTAACGACAACGTTGCTGAATCCATAGAAAAGCTTTGGAAGTTCAATGAGGTTCTTACAAATTTCTGGCCTGCTTGTCTttactttttaattttcatcGGAATTGTTATTATATGGAGACCAACAGACTCGTCATATTTATTAGCGGCATCAAGTCAAATTCCTTCTTCCGCCGTTGAAGGTGACGCCAATAATGATGACAATGCTAACATTTTTAACAATTCGGATGAGGCTGGTAATGActttgaatttgatgatCTCAGAAGTCTCgaggatgataatgaagacGTGACCGCCAATCCTTTTGATAATGCGCATTCAAAAGCACCGGAATCCACTAGTGAAAATCCTTTTAAGGATCCATCTGATGTGGATTATGATCTTGAATtagaacaacaaaaaatgaaggaacAGAATGAACCAGCAACTGATGACAAATTTAAattggatgatgaagacGAAGATGATGGAATGACTCAACAACCTGGACAGTACAACGAGTCTCTcaggaataaaaaagacTAA
- a CDS encoding uncharacterized protein (BUSCO:EOG09262PZ9) yields MSNHNKPDEGRLQKLFRHRRLFEQIDSKHKGKVTLQDFEKAMERTDHPLKDSTYAMSQIYKAFLNTPDSSADSQAVPARTGVDYIDFAQFNNYLMTAEDQIEKGFRMVDTNNDGKISKKDFENYLRKIGDAPTPKEVDVFFNSIDTEGRGFIEFDTFRDGLLLMPRMDGSRIRTAFHFFTDDLDNISSDGDFTVGNDIMKNVGYFFAGGLSGVVSRTATAPLDRVKVFLIARTDLNSTLLTTKSKIQKLAEKKEHHKVPPKKIQSPLVRAARTIYRQGGIKAFYTGNGLNVFKVFPESAMKFGTFEAAKRLMCQVEGVDDEKKLSRAATYISGGLGGVCAQITVYPIDTLKYRIQCASLDSTVTGTRLLLQTAKDMYNEGGVRLFYRGLLVGLGGMFPYAALDLGTFTSLKRWYIKRYAAREGVSVDDVDVPNYLVLTMGATSGTFGATMVYPVNLLRTRLQAQGTYAHPYHYKGFFDVARQTFQREGFQGLYKGLLPNLAKVAPAVSISYLMYENLKKLFGLQ; encoded by the coding sequence ATGTCAAATCATAATAAACCAGATGAAGGGCGACTCCAGAAACTGTTTAGACATAGAAGATTATTCGAACAAATTGATTCGAAACATAAAGGTAAAGTCACTTTGCAGGACTTCGAGAAAGCAATGGAAAGAACAGATCATCCACTGAAGGATTCTACTTATGCAATGTCCCAGATATACAAAGCATTTTTGAACACGCCAGATTCCAGTGCAGATTCACAAGCTGTTCCGGCAAGAACCGGTGTTGATTACATAGATTTTGCTCAGTTCAATAATTATTTGATGACAGCCGAAGACCAAATAGAGAAGGGCTTTCGGATGGTTGACACAAACAACGACGGCAAGATTAGTAAGAaggattttgaaaattatttGAGAAAGATTGGGGATGCCCCAACGCCGAAGGAGGTTGACGTGTTCTTTAATAGTATAGACACGGAAGGACGTGGGTTTATTGAATTTGATACCTTTAGGGATGGTCTTCTTTTAATGCCACGGATGGACGGATCGCGTATCCGCACagcttttcatttttttaccGATGATTTAGATAATATATCCTCCGATGGTGATTTTACTGTTGGAAATGACATAATGAAGAATGTgggttatttttttgccgGAGGACTTTCAGGTGTTGTTTCTAGAACTGCAACAGCACCTTTAGATCGTGTCAAGGTCTTTTTAATTGCAAGAACAGACTTGAATTCTACATTATTAACGACGAAGAGCAAAATTCAGAAATTGgcagagaaaaaggagCATCACAAAGTGCCaccaaagaaaatacaatCACCCTTGGTTCGTGCAGCGAGAACGATTTATAGACAGGGTGGAATTAAAGCGTTTTACACTGGTAATGGATTAAATGTATTCAAGGTTTTTCCCGAGAGTGCGATGAAATTTGGAACATTCGAAGCTGCCAAGCGGTTGATGTGCCAAGTAGAGggtgttgatgatgagaaaaagCTTTCCAGAGCAGCGACGTACATCAGCGGAGGTTTAGGTGGAGTGTGTGCTCAAATAACAGTTTATCCAATCGATACTTTAAAATATAGAATTCAGTGTGCCTCACTTGACTCTACGGTGACAGGAACCCgacttctgttgcagaCTGCCAAAGatatgtataatgaagGTGGTGTCCGTTTATTTTACAGAGGTCTTTTAGTCGGATTAGGCGGAATGTTTCCTTATGCGGCCTTAGATTTAGGCACGTTTACCTCACTAAAGAGGTGGTATATAAAAAGATATGCTGCTCGTGAGGGTGTTTCAGTGGATGACGTCGATGTCCCAAACTACCTGGTACTTACAATGGGTGCCACGAGTGGTACATTTGGGGCGACAATGGTTTATCCAGTGAATCTTCTTCGTACGAGGTTGCAGGCCCAAGGAACGTACGCCCATCCATATCATTATAAGGGCTTCTTCGATGTTGCACGTCAAACTTTCCAAAGAGAAGGATTCCAAGGTCTTTATAAAGGATTGCTACCAAACTTAGCTAAAGTTGCCCCTGCAGTTTCAATCAGTTATTTGATGTATGAAAATCTCAAGAAACTCTTTGGGCTCCAATAA